A region of the Sphingobium yanoikuyae genome:
AGCGTCGCGCAGCAACTGGTTCCATTGGCTGCGCATCTGTCCCCGCCGGAAAAGCGCAGTGCATCGGTCAGCACGGTGATGTCCGGATTGCTGGTCGGCATCCTGCTCAGCCCTACCCTCGCGGGGTGATCGCGGCCCATTGGGGCTGGCGCGGATATTGCCCTGGTTGCCGCACAGGGACGGCCTGTCCTATCCCGTGCTGGCGGCGCCGCTGGCCGACCGCTTCCCGCAGGAAGATTGACCGGCCCGTGGCGTTGCGCGCACATCTGCGATCAGGTGACGTTCGGAGGGTATAGTGGACCGCTGGCAGGCCATGAAGATATTCGTCCGCGTGGCGGAAACCGGCGGTTTTGCCGAAGCCGCGCGGCAATTGCATCTGAGCCCGCCGGCGGTCACGCGGGCAATTTCCGCGCTGGAGGATGAGATCGGCGTGCGGTTGCTGACCCGGACGACACGATCGGTGAAGCTGACCGAGGCGGGGCGTGGCTATCTGGACGATTGCCGCCGCATATTGGCCGACATGGCGGATGCGGACGCAGCGGCAGCGGGCGCCCATGGCAATCCCACCGGCACGCTGATCGTCACCGGATCGGTGATCTTCGGCCAGATGTACGTGCTGCCGATCCTGCTCGACTATCTGGATCGCTTTCCGGCGGTGACCGGGCGCAGCCTGTTCGTCGACCGGCTGGTCAACATCGTCGAGGAGGGCATCGATGTCGCCATCCGGATCGGCCATCTGCCGGATTCGGAGCTCAGCGCCATTCGGGTGGGAACGGTGCGGCGGGTCATCTGTGGCGCGCCGGCCTATTTCGAGCAGCATGTCATGCCCCGGACCCCGGCCGACCTTGTCCATCATCGCATCATCGGCCCGACCGGGGCATGGGCCTCCCCCGAATGGCATTTCGGGCCGGAGGGCCGGAGCAGCGTCACCGTCCACCCCCAACTTTTCTGCAACACCAATGAAGCGGCGATCGCCGCTGCCGAGCAGGGCTGGGGGCTGACCCGCGTGCTGTCCTATCAGGTCGAGCCGGCACTGGCGGCCGGGCGGCTGGTCACGATATTGGACGAGCATATGGAAAAGCCGCTGCCGATCCATGTCATCCACGCTGAAGGGCGGCGGGCGGCGGCCAAGGTGCGCAGCTTCGTCGATCTGGCGGTCGATCGGCTGCGGGCCAATCCTCTGTTCCAGCAGGCATGACAATTATTCCATCATAAGGAATAATGACTTCCAGTTTTCCCGAATTATCAGGAATGAGGACAAGGATTATCTCTGTCTCCAGAAGCTGAAGCCCTTGCTCAGCGACCCCAACAGGGTGGAGGACATGATGAAGAAACTGGTCATTTCGATGCTGCTGGCGACCGCCGGCATCACTGCCTCGGCCGACGCGATCGCCGCGCCCGCCAGCGCCGTTGCCACGCAGCCCGCGGCCACCACGGTCCATTATCGCAGCGCCACGATCGATGGCGTCAAGATGTTCTATCGCGAAGCCGGCCCCGCCGACGGCCCGGTGGTATTGCTGCTCCACGGCTTCCCGACATCGTCGCACATGTTCCGCAACCTGATCCCGCTACTGGCCGACCGCTATCATGTGATCGCGCCCGACTATCCGGGCTTTGGCCAGAGCGACGCGCCCGACCATCGCCAGTTCACCTACAGCTTTGCCCATTATGCCGACATGGTCGACACGCTGATGGGCAAGATCGGCGCCCGGCGCTACGCCATGTATGTCCTGGATTATGGCGCCCCGGTCGGCTACCGCCTCGCCCTCAAGCATCCCGAGCGGGTCAGCGGGCTGATCGTGCAGAACGGGAATGCCTATGAGGAAGGGCTGGGCGCCTTCTGGGATCCGATCAAGACCTATTGGCAGAGCGGGTCGGCCAAGGATCGCGAGGCGCAGGCCTGGCTCGTCGGCCTCGACGCCACCAAATTCCAATATACCGATGGCGTGCGCGACCTGTCGCGGATCAGCCCCGACAATTGGGTGCAGGGCCAGGCCTTGCTCGACCGGCCGGGCAACAAGGATATTCAGCTCGACCTGTTCTACGATTATCGCACCAATGTGCCGCTCTACCCGGCATTCCAGGCCTTCTTCCGCGAACGCAAGCCGCCGACGCTGATCGTCTGGGGCAAGAATGACAAGATCTTCCCCGAACCCGGCGCGCATCCCTACAAGCGTGACCTGCCCGACGCGGAGATGCATATTCTCGATACCGGCCATTTCGCCCTGGAAGACAAGCTGGATGAAATGGCGCCGCTGATCCGCGACTTCCTCGATCGCAAGGTCGCGGTGCGCTGAACCCCCGGCGGGGCCATGGTGATGCATGGCCCCGCAACGGACGGATGATGGGAGATAGACCATGTCCTACGGTTTTCTGGATATCGCCACCACGCCGAGCGTCCGCGCGGCGCAGGCGGAGATGGGCGCGGACGCCCATTGGGCGGCGTTCAGTGGCAATCGCGCCTTTGATCGTTTCACCGACAATGAAGCCCATTTCCTGGCGGCCCGCGACAGTTTCTACATGGCAACCGTGTCGGAGGATGGCTGGCCCTATGTCCAGCATCGCGGCGGCCCGGCCGGCTTCCTCAAGCTGGTCGACGACCGGACGCTGGCCTTTGCCGACTATCGCGGCAACCGCCAATATATCAGCACCGGTAACTTGACCGCGAACGACCGGGCCTGCCTGATCCTGATGGACTATCCCCGCCGCGCCCGGCTGAAAATCTATGTCCATGTCGAGAAGCTGGCGCTCGATGCCGATCCGGCGCTCACCGATCTTGTCATGGACAAGGATTACAAGGCGCGGGCGGAACGCATCTTCCGGCTGCGGCTGGAGGCGTTCGACTGGAATTGCCCGCAGCATATCACGCCGCGCTTCACTGAGCGCGAGATCGAACAGGCGGTCCGGCCGCTGCATGAACGGATGGCGCAACTGGAAGCCGAAAATAGGGCGCTGCAGGATCGCCTTGCCAAGATGGGAGACGCATGATGGACAATGTGAGACCGCCGCTGCCACCCTTCACCCTGGAGAGCGCGACACAGAAGGTGCGCCTGGCCGAGGATGGCTGGAACAGTCGCGATCCCGCGAGGGTCGCCATGGCGTATACGCCGCTCAGCCAGTGGCGGAACCGGGCCGAGTTCGTCAATGGCCGCTCCGCAATCATCGCCTTCCTGACGCGCAAATGGCAGCGCGAACTGGATTATCGGCTGATCAAGGAATTATGGGCATTTGCCGACAACCGCATCGCGGTGCGCTTCGCCTATGAATGGCATGATGACAGCGGCAACTGGTTCCGCTCCTATGGCAACGAGAATTGGGAATTTGACGAGAGCGGCCTGATGCAGCGACGGCTTGCCTGCATCAATGATGCACCGATCAGCGCAGCCGACCGGAAATTCCACTGGACGCAGGGGCGCCGACCCGACGATCATCCCGGATTGAGCGAGCTAGGGATGTAGGATTGGCCTGCAGCAATCGCATCTTCCTTGGGGTGCGCCATTTTTACGCGCCATTTCAGATGCTTAGGAAAATCTGGAGCGGGTGAGGGGAATCGAACCCCCGTCGTCAGCTTGGGAAGCTGCTGCTCTACCATTGAGCTACACCCGCGTCTGGAGTGGCCATGGCATGGCCATGGAGCGCGGTCAACGGGGCTTGATGGACGCGCGCGAAATTAGCCGACCTGGCGTTTCGCCAGCTTGCGGGCGAGGGTGCGGCGATGCATCCCCAGACGCCGGGCGGTTTCGGAGATGTTGAAGTCGCAATCCTTCAGCACTTCGTGGATATGTTCCCATTCCAGCGTCTTGATCGATGTCGGGCGCGGCGCCAGCGGTGCGGCGGGGTCGCCGCCGGAGCGGGCGAAGGCGGCCTCGATATCGTCGGTGTTGGACGGCTTGGCCAGATAGTTGGTCGCGCCGAGCTTGATCGCCTCGACCGCAGTGGCAATGCTGGCAAAGCCGGTCAGCACCACGATCAGCATGTCGGGATCGTGGGCGTGCAGCGTCTGGACGCAGACCAGGCCCGATTCCGGGCCGAGCTTCAGGTCGACCACGGCATAGCCGGGGCGCTTGCCCTTGAGCACCTCCTCCAGCGCGCCATGGCTGGCGGCGGTCAGCACGTCATAGCCGCGCCGCTCGAACGAACGTTTGAGGGTCTTTGCAAAGGCCTCGTCATCCTCGACGATCACCAGCAGCCGTTCAGCTGTCATCTTCGCTGTCACTTTCCTCTTCCAGGGCGACGGTATCGAGCGGCAGGCGCAGCAGGATCAGCGCGCCGCCATCGGCGCCATTGCTGGCCGATACGCTGCCGCCCAGCTTGCGCACGACATTGACCACAAGGAAGAGGCCGAGGCCATGGCCTTCCTTGCCCTTGCTGGATCGGTAGGGCTTGCCGAAATCCTCCAGCATCGCCTGCGAAAAGCCGCTGCCATTGTC
Encoded here:
- a CDS encoding LysR family transcriptional regulator → MKIFVRVAETGGFAEAARQLHLSPPAVTRAISALEDEIGVRLLTRTTRSVKLTEAGRGYLDDCRRILADMADADAAAAGAHGNPTGTLIVTGSVIFGQMYVLPILLDYLDRFPAVTGRSLFVDRLVNIVEEGIDVAIRIGHLPDSELSAIRVGTVRRVICGAPAYFEQHVMPRTPADLVHHRIIGPTGAWASPEWHFGPEGRSSVTVHPQLFCNTNEAAIAAAEQGWGLTRVLSYQVEPALAAGRLVTILDEHMEKPLPIHVIHAEGRRAAAKVRSFVDLAVDRLRANPLFQQA
- a CDS encoding alpha/beta hydrolase encodes the protein MKKLVISMLLATAGITASADAIAAPASAVATQPAATTVHYRSATIDGVKMFYREAGPADGPVVLLLHGFPTSSHMFRNLIPLLADRYHVIAPDYPGFGQSDAPDHRQFTYSFAHYADMVDTLMGKIGARRYAMYVLDYGAPVGYRLALKHPERVSGLIVQNGNAYEEGLGAFWDPIKTYWQSGSAKDREAQAWLVGLDATKFQYTDGVRDLSRISPDNWVQGQALLDRPGNKDIQLDLFYDYRTNVPLYPAFQAFFRERKPPTLIVWGKNDKIFPEPGAHPYKRDLPDAEMHILDTGHFALEDKLDEMAPLIRDFLDRKVAVR
- a CDS encoding pyridoxamine 5'-phosphate oxidase family protein produces the protein MSYGFLDIATTPSVRAAQAEMGADAHWAAFSGNRAFDRFTDNEAHFLAARDSFYMATVSEDGWPYVQHRGGPAGFLKLVDDRTLAFADYRGNRQYISTGNLTANDRACLILMDYPRRARLKIYVHVEKLALDADPALTDLVMDKDYKARAERIFRLRLEAFDWNCPQHITPRFTEREIEQAVRPLHERMAQLEAENRALQDRLAKMGDA
- a CDS encoding DUF1348 family protein codes for the protein MDNVRPPLPPFTLESATQKVRLAEDGWNSRDPARVAMAYTPLSQWRNRAEFVNGRSAIIAFLTRKWQRELDYRLIKELWAFADNRIAVRFAYEWHDDSGNWFRSYGNENWEFDESGLMQRRLACINDAPISAADRKFHWTQGRRPDDHPGLSELGM
- a CDS encoding response regulator transcription factor, with protein sequence MTAERLLVIVEDDEAFAKTLKRSFERRGYDVLTAASHGALEEVLKGKRPGYAVVDLKLGPESGLVCVQTLHAHDPDMLIVVLTGFASIATAVEAIKLGATNYLAKPSNTDDIEAAFARSGGDPAAPLAPRPTSIKTLEWEHIHEVLKDCDFNISETARRLGMHRRTLARKLAKRQVG